The Gemmatimonas phototrophica region CGGCAGGCCGGTCACCACCACTTCGCAGATTCCGCCCAGCGTGTTCCCCTCTTTCTTGGCGGCGTCGATGCGCTCAATCATGCGCGCCTCGGCCTGTGCATCGAGCGTGCGCAATGGCGACGCGTCGGAGGCCGCATTGAGATCCTCCGGCAACACATCGGGGCGCGCCGCGTCGATGCCACCCAGGTGCACCAGGTGGGATCCGATCCGTACACCGACCTCGCGCAGCAGCACCTTGCAGATCGCACCCGCTGCCACGCGCGCGGTGGTTTCGCGGGCCGAGGCCCGCTCGAGGATGTCGCGGGCGTCGCTGCGATCGTACTTGAGGAGGCCTGTGAGGTCGGCATGCCCGGGGCGCACTCGCGTCACATGGCGCTTGCGCAGCCCGTCAGTGTCGGCCTCGCGGGGCGCCGGGTCCATGATCTCCATCCAGTTCTTCCAGTCGCTGTTGCGGACCAGCATGGAGATGGGGGAGCCAAGGGTTTCGCCGGCGCGAACACCAGAGAGAAACTCAATGCGATCGGTTTCGATCTGCATCCGACGCCCGCGTCCGTATCCCTGCTGACGGCGCGCGAGTTCGGTATTGACGTCGTCGGCCAGCAACGGCACACCGGCCGGCATTCCTTCCAGTAACGACACGAGCGCGGGACCATGCGACTCGCCGGCAGTGGTAAATCTGAGGGGCATGAGAGCAACCTACCCGGCCCCACCTGAAATCGGGAGTTGTTGAGACTGGAGACGTGGACGGTGAGAGCGAGAGGGGGGAAACAACGAGGGCCCCGGACTAGTCCGGGGCCCTCGTTGTTTTCAAGATCGACGTTTACTGGCAGGTGGTCGTGAAGTTGTCCGGCAGTGCAACCAGCGTCACACCGCGGATGGTCGCCCCCACGAGCACGAGCTGACCGTTCGGGCGAACCGTGGCGCGCACCGGCCCAACGATCGGATCACGAATGGGGATCGTGGCGATCTTGCGATAGCAATACGTGTCGAACACGTCGATGACCGGCTCGCTCGACGCCACGAAGGCGAGGCGCGTGCGCAGCGGGGTCGAATTCGCCCCCGAGTTCAGCGGGTGGAAGTCCAGCCCACCACCACTCGGCCGGCTCTGCAGAATACCCTGCAGTCGGAGCGAGTTGTCGAACAGGTAGGTGGAGTCACCCTTCACCGCATTCAGCTCACCATCAAAGTTGATCCCGACGCCCTGGACACGGGCGAAGGTATTGGCGATGAAGTCCGACACGTCCACCGGGCGCGAGACACCGCGATCGATGACGGGCAGCGGCGGCGTGGTCTCGAATCCGCGGGTGACATCGTACGTCATGGCGCGGCTGCCGAGTACCGGGCCACCTTCCCCGAAGACGGCGCGACGGAAGTT contains the following coding sequences:
- the aroC gene encoding chorismate synthase; this encodes MPLRFTTAGESHGPALVSLLEGMPAGVPLLADDVNTELARRQQGYGRGRRMQIETDRIEFLSGVRAGETLGSPISMLVRNSDWKNWMEIMDPAPREADTDGLRKRHVTRVRPGHADLTGLLKYDRSDARDILERASARETTARVAAGAICKVLLREVGVRIGSHLVHLGGIDAARPDVLPEDLNAASDASPLRTLDAQAEARMIERIDAAKKEGNTLGGICEVVVTGLPVGLGSHVSWDTRIDGRLGQAMLSIPAVKGVEVGLGFETARRTGAEVHDEIEAAPGRTRAGHVRRRTNRAGGTEGGMTTGEELVIRVAMKPISTLMRPLGTVDMATGQAAQAVAERSDVTAVPAMGVIAESMAAFVLANALLEKFGGDSLPETQRNLNAYLARLDERVDR